A single region of the Deltaproteobacteria bacterium genome encodes:
- a CDS encoding universal stress protein — MRILLCYDETKEAAKALETAIEHAKAFNGEVLILTSLVGKGKEKVEEDREAKQRLEKARAYLKEAGIPCESHLLVRGLDSGESIVNFSKENGVGEIIIGVKKKSKVGKLMFGSTAQHVILHAECTVVAVK, encoded by the coding sequence ATGAGAATACTACTTTGCTACGATGAGACAAAAGAGGCTGCCAAAGCACTCGAAACCGCCATTGAACACGCCAAGGCCTTCAATGGAGAAGTACTGATTCTAACCTCTCTCGTTGGCAAGGGAAAAGAGAAGGTAGAAGAAGACCGGGAAGCCAAACAGAGGCTGGAAAAAGCCAGAGCGTATTTAAAAGAGGCCGGAATCCCATGTGAATCGCATTTGCTGGTGAGAGGGTTGGACTCGGGTGAGTCCATCGTCAATTTTTCAAAGGAGAATGGGGTTGGCGAGATCATCATCGGCGTGAAAAAGAAATCGAAGGTTGGAAAGCTGATGTTCGGCTCGACGGCCCAGCATGTCATTTTGCATGCGGAATGCACAGTGGTGGCGGTAAAGTAA
- a CDS encoding efflux RND transporter permease subunit has translation MENKPSFLSRIIEAFLRGNLAILLIIISLLAGAAALYLTPREEEPQIVVPLADVMVMYPGGSAEEVEKMVSSRLERLLYQIDGVEYVYSISRPEMAVVTVRFHVGQDRENSLVKLYNKVYQNLDKVTPGVTGWIIKPVEIDDVPIVNVTLYGEGVDDHQLYRVAEEVVGKLQHIPNSARISIHGGRKRVAYVYLDPERLSAYGLSAMEVAGAIQISNAQMGSGQFEQGNHVVRVEAGPYIKDTTEVENLLVTLYQGRPVYLRDVASVQDGPEEVKSYSRLGFGPAGKKEGAAIEGKETYPAVTIAVAKKKGSNAVWVAQEVEKRMQELAASTLPDNVSYRITRNYGETANDKVNGLVKSLAEAIITVIALITFYMGWRTGTIVAIAVPITYSLVLLCNYLFGYTINRVTLFALILALGLVVDDPIVSVENIYRHLTMGGKRKLEAISIAINEVMPPVILATLAIIVSFLPMFFITGMMGPYMRPMALNVPLAMLMSMVVSFAITPWVSSKLLKSDTGHGEEPYDVTQTTNYKLYRRVIMPFVNSRLKSVLLLFTIAVMFVLSVGLALTGHVPLKMLPFDNKNEIQVMIDPPEGTTLETTDAIVRRVENILITMPEVTDYVSTVGTASPMDFNGLVRHYYMREGANVADIRVNLLPRDDRKMSSHAIVLRIRDSIDAVARETGASIKLVEAPPGPPVLSTVVAEVYGTARNSYDDLIRAAGVVKKAMAGVEGVVDIDDTVEADQRKLFFRIDREKAGLNGVSTDDIVKTLRISLAGMPAGVIHKDTEQNELPIILRLPRKSRSDVGLLENIVVKGRTGHDVQLGELGSFEENVQEKTIYHKNQERVVYVTSEMAGRGPAYAVLDLQKHFKDNQLPNGVRIDWRGEGEWKITLDVFRDLGLAFSAALVGIYVLLVYETASYLIPIVIMLSIPLTMIGIMPGFALLNVVVNKPVGGYPDPVFFTATAMIGMIALSGIVVRNAIILIDFIQTQVKRGQNLVEAIVESGAVRFRPIFLTAGTTTLGAWPITLDPIFSGLAWSIIFGMVVSTAFTLVVIPTVYYLLYGGKQ, from the coding sequence ATGGAAAACAAGCCTTCATTTTTATCTCGCATCATTGAAGCCTTTCTCAGGGGAAATCTGGCCATCCTGCTGATTATCATCAGCCTGCTGGCCGGTGCTGCAGCCCTTTACCTGACACCCAGGGAAGAGGAGCCCCAGATCGTCGTTCCGTTGGCAGACGTCATGGTAATGTACCCGGGGGGCAGCGCCGAGGAAGTGGAGAAAATGGTTTCCTCCAGACTGGAGCGCCTGCTCTACCAGATCGACGGCGTTGAATATGTATATTCCATATCCCGCCCCGAGATGGCCGTGGTCACCGTCCGCTTCCACGTGGGGCAGGACCGCGAGAACAGCCTGGTGAAGCTTTATAACAAGGTCTACCAGAACCTGGACAAGGTTACGCCGGGGGTGACCGGCTGGATCATCAAACCGGTGGAGATAGACGATGTCCCCATTGTCAATGTGACGCTCTATGGAGAGGGGGTCGACGATCATCAGCTCTACCGTGTGGCCGAGGAGGTGGTGGGCAAACTTCAGCATATCCCCAACAGCGCCAGAATCAGCATTCACGGAGGCAGAAAGCGGGTGGCCTATGTCTACCTGGATCCTGAACGCCTTTCCGCCTACGGCCTGTCCGCCATGGAGGTGGCGGGGGCCATTCAGATTTCCAATGCCCAGATGGGCAGCGGCCAATTCGAACAGGGCAACCATGTCGTCAGGGTCGAGGCCGGCCCCTATATAAAAGACACGACCGAAGTGGAAAACCTCCTGGTGACGCTGTACCAGGGCCGGCCGGTCTATCTGCGGGATGTGGCCAGCGTTCAGGACGGACCCGAAGAGGTCAAGTCCTACAGCCGGCTCGGATTCGGCCCGGCCGGTAAAAAGGAAGGCGCGGCCATTGAGGGCAAGGAGACCTACCCGGCGGTTACCATTGCCGTGGCCAAGAAAAAGGGCAGCAATGCCGTGTGGGTGGCGCAGGAAGTGGAAAAAAGGATGCAGGAACTGGCGGCCTCCACCCTGCCGGACAACGTCAGCTACCGCATCACGCGCAACTACGGTGAAACCGCCAACGACAAGGTCAACGGCCTGGTGAAAAGCCTGGCCGAGGCCATCATCACGGTCATTGCGCTGATCACGTTCTACATGGGGTGGCGTACAGGTACCATCGTGGCCATCGCCGTACCCATCACCTATTCCCTGGTGCTCCTCTGCAACTACCTTTTCGGGTACACCATCAACCGGGTGACGCTGTTTGCCCTGATTCTGGCCCTGGGGCTGGTGGTGGACGATCCCATCGTCAGCGTGGAGAATATCTATCGACATCTCACCATGGGTGGAAAGCGTAAACTGGAAGCCATATCCATTGCCATCAACGAGGTGATGCCTCCGGTCATCCTGGCGACGCTGGCAATTATCGTCTCCTTTCTGCCCATGTTTTTCATCACGGGTATGATGGGGCCGTACATGCGTCCCATGGCGTTGAATGTCCCCCTGGCCATGCTCATGTCCATGGTGGTTTCCTTCGCCATTACCCCCTGGGTTTCCAGCAAGCTGCTCAAGAGTGACACCGGCCATGGCGAGGAACCCTACGACGTCACCCAGACCACCAACTACAAACTGTACCGCCGGGTGATCATGCCTTTCGTCAACTCGCGGCTGAAAAGCGTACTGCTGCTTTTTACCATTGCGGTGATGTTCGTGTTGTCCGTGGGCCTGGCTCTCACCGGCCACGTGCCGCTCAAGATGCTGCCTTTCGACAACAAGAACGAGATTCAGGTGATGATAGACCCGCCCGAAGGCACCACCCTGGAGACTACCGACGCCATCGTGCGCCGGGTGGAAAATATTCTGATCACCATGCCCGAGGTGACGGACTACGTGTCCACCGTGGGCACGGCATCGCCCATGGACTTCAACGGCTTGGTTCGCCACTACTACATGCGCGAGGGGGCGAATGTGGCCGACATCCGGGTCAACCTGCTGCCGCGTGACGACCGGAAGATGTCCAGCCATGCCATTGTGCTGCGCATACGCGACAGCATCGATGCCGTTGCAAGAGAAACCGGGGCCAGCATCAAGCTGGTCGAGGCCCCGCCGGGACCGCCGGTGCTGTCTACCGTAGTGGCCGAGGTGTACGGCACGGCGCGGAACTCCTACGATGACCTTATCCGGGCGGCCGGTGTGGTCAAGAAAGCCATGGCCGGTGTCGAAGGCGTCGTGGACATCGACGACACCGTGGAGGCCGACCAGCGTAAGCTCTTTTTCAGAATCGACCGTGAAAAAGCGGGCCTCAACGGCGTTTCCACGGACGACATCGTCAAGACGTTGCGGATTTCACTGGCCGGCATGCCGGCGGGTGTGATCCATAAGGATACCGAACAGAACGAACTGCCCATCATCCTGAGGCTTCCCAGAAAGTCGCGTTCGGATGTGGGCCTCCTGGAGAACATCGTGGTCAAGGGCCGGACCGGGCACGACGTGCAGCTGGGTGAATTGGGCTCCTTTGAAGAAAATGTCCAGGAAAAAACCATTTATCACAAAAACCAGGAGCGCGTGGTTTATGTAACGTCGGAAATGGCCGGGCGCGGTCCGGCATACGCCGTCCTCGATCTGCAGAAGCACTTCAAGGACAATCAACTCCCCAACGGCGTCCGGATCGACTGGCGCGGGGAGGGGGAGTGGAAGATAACCCTGGACGTGTTCCGGGATCTGGGATTGGCCTTCTCGGCGGCTCTGGTGGGCATCTACGTGCTTTTGGTGTATGAGACCGCATCGTACCTCATACCCATCGTCATCATGCTTTCGATTCCCCTGACCATGATCGGCATCATGCCGGGGTTTGCCCTGTTGAACGTCGTTGTCAACAAACCGGTGGGCGGCTATCCCGATCCGGTGTTTTTCACCGCCACCGCCATGATCGGCATGATCGCCCTTTCCGGCATCGTGGTGCGCAACGCCATCATCCTGATCGACTTTATCCAGACCCAGGTGAAGCGGGGCCAGAACCTGGTCGAGGCCATCGTGGAGTCGGGTGCGGTCCGTTTCAGGCCCATCTTCCTGACGGCCGGAACCACTACCCTGGGGGCATGGCCCATCACCCTGGACCCCATTTTCAGCGGCCTGGCATGGTCCATCATTTTCGGCATGGTCGTGTCCACGGCCTTTACCCTGGTGGTCATACCGACGGTTTACTACCTGCTGTATGGTGGGAAACAATAA
- a CDS encoding efflux RND transporter periplasmic adaptor subunit encodes MTEKQSSIGGVMLKIIKWAVAVAALVLMIAWTGGTFHTKVQAGKLAVSPGKPLPDGAETYTIEMKSVAPKIDVFGTVTSGEKVRLSARISAYVNKVTASSGTRVKKGQVLIELDDREIKEKLTAARINLKQSKTEYERTLNLYQKNAATEQSLTAAEHRYNSAKSQVAEIKVMLTYTEIKSPIDGVVTERMIEAGDLANPGQVLTSVYDEGNMRLEVPVPVRLIEKLSLNQTVEVTLDRPRRPFKGKVTEIVGEIDPSSRTQKVKVQLNNKERDILPGTFGRVWVREDPHTAVLVPKEAVTMVGQLEMVHVVRNDRVMRRMVKAGRSYGSKVEILSGLSAGEVILVSPLKEG; translated from the coding sequence ATGACGGAAAAACAGTCATCCATAGGCGGTGTGATGTTGAAAATCATAAAGTGGGCGGTTGCCGTGGCCGCCCTGGTGTTGATGATCGCATGGACCGGCGGGACTTTTCACACCAAGGTACAGGCCGGCAAGCTGGCCGTGTCTCCCGGCAAGCCACTTCCGGACGGGGCCGAGACGTATACCATCGAGATGAAAAGCGTCGCTCCCAAAATAGATGTCTTCGGCACCGTGACATCCGGGGAGAAGGTGCGGCTGAGTGCCAGAATCAGCGCCTATGTCAACAAGGTAACGGCTTCTTCCGGCACCCGGGTTAAAAAGGGACAAGTCCTGATTGAGCTGGACGACCGGGAAATCAAGGAAAAATTGACTGCGGCCAGGATCAACTTAAAGCAGTCCAAAACCGAATACGAACGCACCCTAAATCTTTATCAGAAAAACGCCGCTACCGAGCAGTCCCTGACCGCCGCCGAGCACCGCTACAATTCCGCCAAATCTCAGGTGGCGGAGATCAAGGTCATGCTGACCTACACCGAAATCAAATCTCCCATCGACGGTGTGGTTACCGAACGCATGATCGAAGCCGGTGATCTGGCCAATCCGGGGCAGGTGCTGACGAGCGTGTATGACGAAGGCAATATGCGTCTGGAGGTTCCCGTCCCCGTCCGCCTGATCGAAAAGCTGTCTCTGAACCAGACCGTGGAGGTCACCCTGGATCGGCCCCGACGTCCCTTTAAGGGCAAGGTCACCGAAATCGTCGGCGAGATCGATCCATCCAGCCGGACGCAGAAGGTTAAGGTTCAGCTTAACAACAAGGAACGCGACATTCTGCCCGGAACCTTCGGCCGGGTGTGGGTGCGCGAAGACCCCCACACGGCCGTCCTGGTTCCGAAAGAGGCCGTCACCATGGTGGGCCAGCTCGAAATGGTCCACGTGGTCCGGAACGATCGTGTCATGCGGCGCATGGTCAAAGCCGGCCGCTCATACGGAAGCAAGGTGGAAATCCTTTCCGGGCTGTCCGCGGGTGAGGTCATTCTGGTTTCGCCGTTGAAAGAGGGTTGA